In the genome of Andrena cerasifolii isolate SP2316 chromosome 5, iyAndCera1_principal, whole genome shotgun sequence, one region contains:
- the LOC143369238 gene encoding malectin-A → MRKMMSRWEIHSLTILTLLFALRVQSFQSLEVIYAINTGGEAHTDSYGIRYLKDPLLGKVGTASDYGKQLIIGRVNAIDQILYQTERYHHSTFGYDVPISEDGDYVMILKFCEVYFNSPNMKVFDVVLNGDHTVVTDLDIFERVGRGIAHDEYIPFKVQGGKLIYNDEESDILAGKIRVEFIKGYRDNPKINAIAVVKGNIEDIPQLGPIPQEPEEYHNIQEDEEESTVRSRHTSGPRTPDPYSIDDSSVMLPVFVAIGTFIPLLFCLCKL, encoded by the exons ATGAGAAAGATGATGTCAAGATGGGAAATACATTCGCTAACAATATTAACATTGTTGTTCGCTCTCCGGGTACAAAGCTTCCAAAGTCTGGAGGTGATATACGCGATAAATACTGGCGGGGAGGCGCACACCGATAGTTATGGGATTCGCTACCTTAAAGACcctttgttgggtaaggtcggAACAGCCTCTGACTACGGCAAGCAATTAATTATCGGACGGGTAAACGCCATCGATCAAATATTGTATCAAACAGAGCGTTATCACCACAGTACCTTCGGGTACGACGTGCCGATCAGCGAAGACGGAGATTATGTTATGATATTAAAGTTTTGCGAAGTTTATTTTAATTCCCCGAATATGAAG GTGTTTGATGTAGTTTTAAACGGAGACCATACTGTTGTTACTGACTTAGATATCTTTGAGAGGGTTGGACGAGGTATAGCGCACGACGAATATATTCCATTCAAAGTTCAAGGAGGAAAATTAATATACAATGACGAAGAGTCTGACATCTTAGCTGGAAAAATTCGAGTGGAATTTATAAAA GGTTACAGAGATAATCCGAAGATAAATGCTATCGCCGTTGTGAAAGGAAACATAGAAG ATATACCGCAGTTAGGCCCAATTCCTCAGGAGCCAGAGGAGTATCACAATATacaggaagacgaggaggagtcTACGGTTCGTAGTCGGCACACAAGTGGACCCAGAACTCCAGATCCCTACTCGATTGACGACTCTTCGGTAATGTTACCGGTCTTTGTAGCTATTGGAACGTTTATTCCTTTA